The following are encoded together in the Pleurocapsa sp. FMAR1 genome:
- a CDS encoding efflux RND transporter permease subunit, which translates to MTKKIEDAVANLDGIDELSSTITDGSSNTVIKFDLGIDSDRAVNEVRNAVSQVRPDLPQDIDEPRVNKLQFTGGTVVTYAVSSAQRSVEEVSNLVDLTIIPEILNVEGVGQVDRLGGVDREIRINLDPQRLQAYGITATDIDEQIAQFNLNLSGGRSEVGDREQSVRTLGSAKTVNDLRAYPIELSNGDTVPLSNFGEVADDFEESRQKAFLNGQPVVGFAVKRSSGTTVVSVEKAVTKEVAELKNTLPKDIKLQLIFTRADEIRASYQGTINALILGCLLTVMTVGIFLRDWRVTLITATALPLSIIPTFWVMKTLGYTLNSMSLLALALAVGNLVDDAICMIENIDRHLQMNKQPFQAALDAAREIGLAVVATTATIVAVFIPVAFIGGIPGQYFQPFGVTVAVSTMFSTLVACTVTPMLSAYLLKPRKQAFKYPRFRAFNAVSYDITPYGRENREIIPQAAPNLFASSQDLDTNAGAKFQPYRFVLNLALRNRITTLILAGAFFFASLQLIPYIPKGLFDAGDTGLSTIQVELPPGSRLESTAAVVKQLEQLLDKQSVIRSVLSEVGEDDQINKATISVKLLPKTERSLSQQEFQDQMRKAFAKIPGARISFQSQGAGGSNKDVSLILRSNNPEILVKTADELEKQAREIPGLVEVTSSISLVEPEVIIQPDPRRAADLGVSVQAIASTASLASIGNSDFNLAKFNLSDRQIPIRVQINPDKRQDIETLNNLRIPSRDGTLVPLKSVATISLGSSPATIERFNRNRQVTVEGNLQGLALGDAIAQIRALPAMKSLPPEVKEEPSGDAEIMRDIFGRFGEALGLAILCIYAILVLLYNNFLYPFAILVALPLSVGGALLGLLSAQKELGLYALIGIVLLMGLVTKNAILLVDFALAGLKEGKPLRKAVVAAGVSRLRPILMTSISTVAGMMPIALELGADGEVRSPMAIAVIGGFTTSTLLTLVVVPVLFTYVDSFLRWLGKFLGSRREQQSSTQLTVGNK; encoded by the coding sequence CCGATGGTAGCTCTAATACCGTAATTAAATTTGATTTGGGGATAGATAGCGATCGCGCCGTTAATGAAGTCCGTAATGCTGTTTCTCAAGTACGTCCTGATTTACCCCAGGATATAGATGAACCAAGGGTAAACAAGCTACAGTTTACGGGGGGTACGGTAGTTACTTATGCTGTTTCTTCTGCTCAACGTTCGGTGGAAGAGGTTAGTAACCTAGTAGACCTGACCATTATTCCCGAAATACTCAACGTTGAGGGAGTAGGACAAGTAGACCGCTTGGGGGGAGTAGATCGAGAAATTAGGATAAATCTTGACCCTCAACGATTACAGGCTTATGGTATTACCGCCACAGATATTGATGAGCAGATTGCCCAGTTTAATCTTAATCTATCGGGAGGGCGATCGGAAGTTGGGGACAGAGAGCAAAGTGTGCGTACTTTAGGTAGTGCCAAAACCGTTAATGATCTGCGAGCTTATCCGATTGAACTAAGTAATGGAGATACTGTTCCTCTGTCTAACTTTGGGGAAGTTGCCGATGACTTTGAAGAATCGAGACAAAAAGCATTTCTTAATGGACAGCCAGTAGTCGGCTTTGCGGTTAAAAGAAGTTCAGGTACTACTGTAGTTTCGGTAGAAAAAGCAGTGACCAAAGAAGTTGCGGAGTTAAAAAATACTCTTCCCAAAGACATCAAGCTTCAGCTAATCTTTACCCGTGCTGATGAAATTCGGGCATCTTATCAAGGAACAATTAACGCCCTAATCTTAGGCTGTTTGCTAACGGTTATGACCGTAGGTATATTCCTGCGGGACTGGCGAGTTACTCTAATTACCGCTACAGCTTTACCTCTATCTATCATTCCTACCTTCTGGGTAATGAAAACTCTCGGCTATACCCTCAACAGCATGAGTTTATTAGCTTTGGCTTTGGCTGTTGGTAATCTGGTGGATGATGCAATCTGTATGATCGAGAATATAGATCGCCACCTGCAAATGAACAAGCAACCATTTCAGGCAGCTTTAGATGCAGCTAGGGAGATCGGTTTGGCTGTAGTCGCTACCACTGCAACAATTGTGGCGGTGTTTATTCCTGTGGCGTTTATAGGTGGCATTCCTGGTCAATATTTTCAACCCTTTGGAGTGACGGTGGCGGTGTCTACCATGTTTTCTACCTTAGTAGCCTGTACTGTCACGCCGATGTTGAGTGCTTATCTACTTAAACCCAGGAAGCAAGCGTTTAAATATCCTCGCTTTCGGGCTTTTAATGCGGTGAGTTATGACATTACTCCCTACGGCAGAGAGAATAGAGAAATAATTCCCCAAGCTGCACCGAATTTATTTGCTTCTTCTCAAGATTTAGACACAAATGCGGGAGCAAAATTTCAGCCCTACCGTTTTGTACTTAATTTGGCTTTAAGAAATCGGATTACTACTTTAATTTTGGCAGGAGCATTTTTCTTTGCTAGTTTGCAGCTAATTCCTTATATACCCAAAGGCTTATTTGACGCTGGAGACACTGGACTTAGTACTATTCAGGTAGAGTTACCTCCTGGTTCAAGACTAGAAAGCACCGCAGCCGTTGTTAAACAGCTAGAGCAATTATTAGATAAACAATCGGTAATCAGAAGTGTCTTGTCAGAGGTGGGGGAAGATGATCAGATTAATAAAGCCACGATCTCAGTTAAGCTGCTGCCAAAAACCGAACGATCGCTTTCTCAACAAGAGTTTCAAGACCAAATGAGAAAAGCCTTTGCAAAAATTCCTGGGGCAAGAATTAGTTTTCAGAGTCAAGGGGCGGGTGGCAGTAATAAAGATGTTTCCCTGATTCTACGCAGCAACAATCCAGAGATCTTAGTCAAAACTGCCGATGAGTTGGAAAAGCAAGCCCGTGAAATACCAGGACTAGTAGAAGTGACCTCTAGTATTAGCTTAGTTGAACCTGAAGTTATTATCCAACCCGATCCTCGTAGGGCAGCAGACTTGGGAGTTTCCGTCCAGGCGATCGCCAGTACTGCTTCTTTAGCCTCAATTGGCAATAGTGACTTTAACCTAGCAAAGTTTAATCTAAGCGATCGCCAGATACCGATCAGAGTGCAGATAAACCCTGACAAACGCCAAGATATAGAAACTCTCAATAATCTGCGTATACCCAGCCGTGATGGGACATTAGTGCCACTCAAATCAGTAGCCACAATTAGCTTAGGAAGTAGTCCAGCTACTATCGAAAGATTTAATCGCAATCGTCAGGTAACGGTTGAAGGAAACTTACAGGGATTAGCTTTGGGCGATGCGATCGCTCAAATTCGTGCTTTACCCGCAATGAAGTCTTTACCTCCCGAAGTAAAAGAAGAACCATCGGGAGACGCAGAAATTATGCGGGATATCTTTGGTCGTTTTGGCGAAGCATTAGGTTTAGCTATTTTATGTATCTATGCCATTTTGGTACTGCTGTATAATAATTTCCTTTATCCTTTCGCAATTTTGGTAGCATTACCTTTATCCGTTGGTGGCGCGCTTCTAGGACTGTTGAGCGCCCAAAAAGAACTAGGACTATATGCCCTAATCGGCATTGTCTTATTAATGGGGTTAGTCACCAAAAACGCGATTCTACTGGTAGACTTTGCCTTAGCAGGACTCAAAGAAGGGAAGCCTTTGCGTAAAGCGGTTGTTGCTGCTGGGGTATCGCGCTTACGTCCAATTTTGATGACCTCTATTTCTACGGTAGCGGGAATGATGCCAATTGCCCTAGAACTTGGTGCAGATGGTGAAGTTCGCAGCCCAATGGCGATCGCCGTTATTGGCGGTTTTACGACTTCTACCCTTTTGACTTTAGTAGTTGTACCTGTACTATTTACCTATGTCGATAGCTTTCTACGTTGGCTGGGCAAGTTTTTAGGATCTCGCCGTGAACAACAATCTAGCACTCAATTAACTGTAGGCAATAAATAA